The following coding sequences are from one Pigmentibacter sp. JX0631 window:
- the acpP gene encoding acyl carrier protein, producing MDTQLDAKQMEMKLIKIVAEKLNIEEKNITTASRFQEDLGADSLDIVELLMEIEEVFGVNISDEESERLKTVGDAVKFIVAKL from the coding sequence ATGGATACGCAGCTTGATGCAAAGCAAATGGAAATGAAGTTAATTAAGATCGTAGCAGAAAAGTTGAATATAGAGGAAAAAAATATAACGACAGCTTCTCGCTTTCAAGAAGATCTTGGTGCTGACTCTCTAGACATCGTTGAGCTTCTTATGGAAATTGAAGAAGTGTTTGGTGTAAATATTTCTGATGAAGAATCTGAACGCCTAAAAACAGTAGGCGATGCGGTTAAATTCATCGTGGCAAAGCTATAA
- a CDS encoding YcaO-like family protein translates to MHNNGYLISKSFFDSMECDNIVSKIKEYTKRKYDSIIALDQADLIVPEIKDLLTSKKLINFLENYINNDLLLASSKLYVRANRQPPFYDSLQISSYPLNKLLSVWIALEDVIPLNSPMYYYPESHLRTYPPLYERILDSNFTVLNNYVFYESAYEEDLKDYNFKSCVRKIFLPRKGDFMLMHGNLIHGDLGPFDYSKARASLLAYFLPKNENKYYFTDYPLTKKEKKFDTLRAEILPKIFYSEPNENNSSEKTPEREILPAKAVENLFTFFKDNKFQIDLNSLGEKIISYECLIEKSSSLNSYGYGKGSSEIQCIASAMFESFEHLISKGFFVNSEKTVFISIKVALQDWTCFPEKILEKCKEDQEPLLWDIFNGLNTNENLIIPSVILDTPGGNRSLKGNFPFFKLDGAFSNSGTAAGSTYSEAVLHSLNELIERDAHSLLLIKTFCKNTPCNLRIINKETLPETLKLILADCEREVGYSFTLIDMTTDFNIPAIACFTHKIEGTDRPILGYGCSPSADYAVERAILETVQTWHSYLRDKRKFIESWNSIDVHVAKIEKMRLAAQENYQEIIEKGLYEIIDYSILKELSLNNFGDISHFAKNVEIVLNKIIKIFSNKNMNIYVKKLFDNQNTGLVCVRSIVRELEVFNLITSGLLVAPSKRGIKILNN, encoded by the coding sequence ATGCATAATAATGGGTATCTTATTTCAAAATCTTTTTTTGATTCTATGGAATGTGACAATATTGTATCTAAAATAAAGGAATATACTAAAAGAAAATATGATTCTATAATTGCTTTAGATCAAGCTGATTTAATAGTGCCAGAAATAAAAGATTTGTTAACTTCTAAAAAATTAATTAATTTTTTAGAAAATTATATAAATAATGATTTACTTTTGGCTTCTTCAAAATTGTATGTTCGAGCAAATAGGCAACCTCCTTTTTATGATTCTCTACAAATATCAAGTTATCCACTAAATAAATTATTAAGTGTTTGGATAGCTCTTGAAGATGTTATTCCTTTGAATAGTCCCATGTATTACTATCCAGAGTCCCATTTGAGAACTTATCCCCCTCTCTATGAAAGAATTTTGGATTCTAATTTCACGGTATTAAATAACTACGTATTTTATGAGTCAGCATATGAAGAAGATTTAAAAGATTACAATTTTAAATCTTGCGTTCGAAAGATTTTTCTTCCAAGAAAAGGGGATTTCATGTTAATGCATGGAAACTTAATTCATGGAGATTTGGGGCCATTTGATTATTCCAAAGCTAGAGCTTCATTGCTTGCATATTTTCTTCCTAAAAATGAAAATAAATATTATTTTACAGATTATCCATTAACTAAAAAAGAAAAAAAGTTTGATACATTAAGAGCGGAAATATTACCTAAAATATTTTATTCAGAGCCTAATGAAAATAATTCTAGTGAAAAAACCCCTGAAAGAGAAATACTTCCTGCCAAAGCGGTTGAAAATTTATTTACATTTTTTAAAGATAATAAATTTCAAATAGATTTAAATTCATTAGGTGAAAAGATTATTTCATACGAATGCTTAATTGAAAAATCTAGTAGTCTTAATTCATATGGTTATGGTAAAGGTAGTAGTGAAATTCAATGTATTGCAAGTGCTATGTTTGAATCTTTTGAGCATCTGATAAGTAAAGGATTTTTTGTAAATAGTGAAAAAACAGTATTTATTTCTATTAAGGTAGCATTGCAGGACTGGACATGTTTTCCAGAAAAAATATTAGAAAAATGTAAAGAAGATCAGGAACCTCTTTTGTGGGATATTTTTAATGGTCTTAATACTAATGAAAATTTAATTATTCCTAGTGTGATTTTAGATACTCCTGGAGGAAATCGTTCGCTAAAAGGTAATTTTCCGTTTTTTAAGTTAGATGGTGCATTTTCTAACTCTGGAACTGCAGCTGGATCAACCTATAGTGAAGCTGTGTTACACTCACTCAATGAATTAATAGAAAGAGACGCTCATTCTCTTTTGCTTATAAAAACATTTTGTAAAAATACTCCATGTAATTTAAGAATTATTAATAAAGAAACATTGCCTGAAACGTTAAAATTAATATTAGCAGATTGCGAGAGAGAAGTAGGTTATTCATTTACCTTAATTGACATGACTACAGATTTTAATATTCCAGCTATAGCTTGTTTTACTCATAAAATAGAAGGAACTGACAGACCAATTTTGGGTTACGGATGTTCTCCAAGTGCTGATTATGCAGTTGAAAGAGCAATTTTAGAGACAGTTCAAACTTGGCATAGTTACTTAAGAGACAAAAGAAAATTTATTGAATCATGGAATTCAATTGATGTTCATGTTGCTAAAATTGAAAAAATGAGGCTTGCAGCTCAAGAAAATTATCAAGAAATTATTGAAAAAGGTTTATATGAAATTATTGATTATAGTATTTTAAAGGAATTATCTTTAAATAATTTTGGTGATATATCACATTTTGCGAAGAATGTTGAAATTGTATTAAATAAAATTATAAAAATATTTTCAAACAAAAATATGAATATTTATGTAAAAAAACTATTTGACAATCAAAATACTGGATTAGTTTGTGTTAGATCTATTGTTCGAGAATTAGAAGTATTTAATCTTATTACTTCAGGACTTCTTGTCGCTCCTAGCAAAAGAGGAATTAAGATCCTGAATAATTAA
- the gspN gene encoding type II secretion system protein GspN yields MNKKKIISYIFVSLFAFIVIFYHTFPYTLLKENIVIQVQNQLNSQKIPLNFSMISLKPYWITGVEIRGLEFENKLDHNDELVIRSITARLSLLPLLIGNITINMNIEQRDGSVVAKVVLPLFATLAGDTSLKYLDLQSKNFKLDSIFSQLLNVVRLNEKPELALVTPIIAKTKVGGRLFGTVTYEEKGRAVVKLNLKEAFLNTANEALNIPIQNFTTANVDFDWNGKKIQIHPNTKFESEDIKFDLDGFMETPSDPKLPWHLDLGLNLKMSGQVEKDFGFLIPQLLNCPNNVIIAGLMKLKLVGDSSSLSCQ; encoded by the coding sequence ATGAATAAAAAAAAAATAATTAGTTACATTTTTGTTAGTTTATTTGCTTTTATTGTGATATTTTATCATACTTTTCCTTATACATTACTAAAAGAAAATATTGTTATACAAGTTCAAAATCAATTGAATTCACAAAAAATACCCTTAAATTTTTCTATGATATCTTTGAAACCTTACTGGATAACGGGTGTTGAAATTCGAGGATTGGAATTTGAAAATAAACTAGATCACAACGATGAATTGGTGATTAGAAGCATAACTGCCAGGCTCTCTCTTTTACCTTTATTAATCGGTAATATTACTATTAATATGAATATAGAACAAAGAGATGGTAGTGTTGTCGCTAAAGTAGTTCTTCCTCTTTTTGCTACGCTTGCAGGAGATACCAGTTTAAAATATTTAGATCTGCAATCCAAAAATTTTAAACTTGACTCAATATTCTCGCAATTACTTAATGTTGTTCGTCTGAATGAAAAACCAGAATTAGCTTTAGTAACTCCTATTATCGCAAAAACTAAAGTAGGAGGGAGACTTTTTGGAACGGTAACTTATGAAGAAAAAGGTAGGGCTGTTGTAAAATTAAACTTAAAAGAAGCTTTTTTAAATACTGCAAATGAGGCTTTGAATATTCCAATCCAAAACTTTACAACTGCAAATGTTGATTTTGATTGGAATGGAAAGAAAATTCAAATACATCCAAATACCAAATTTGAATCTGAGGATATTAAATTTGATTTAGACGGTTTTATGGAAACCCCTTCCGATCCTAAATTACCGTGGCATTTAGATTTAGGACTTAACTTGAAAATGAGTGGTCAAGTTGAAAAAGATTTTGGTTTTTTAATCCCTCAACTTTTAAATTGTCCTAACAATGTAATAATTGCTGGACTTATGAAACTTAAACTTGTAGGTGATTCAAGCAGTTTAAGTTGTCAATAA
- the nrdR gene encoding transcriptional regulator NrdR, protein MKCLQCQNPESKVLESRESRDGRTVRRRRECVSCGYRFTTFERSEEQPLYVIKRDGTRELFNREKLLKSMGIACQKRSVSSKSLDAISDWVESTCHSSEEREMPSYKIGELVLEALLKLDPVAYVRFASVYRAFSSPEDFVCELKMLTEKAQNKNNFKIDLEKDN, encoded by the coding sequence ATGAAGTGTCTTCAGTGCCAAAATCCTGAAAGTAAAGTTTTAGAAAGTAGAGAAAGTAGGGATGGAAGAACGGTAAGAAGACGAAGAGAGTGTGTCTCTTGTGGATATCGTTTTACTACTTTTGAACGTTCTGAAGAACAGCCTTTATATGTGATTAAAAGAGATGGAACGAGGGAGCTTTTCAATCGAGAAAAGCTTCTAAAAAGTATGGGTATAGCGTGTCAAAAGCGCTCAGTGAGTTCAAAAAGTTTAGATGCCATTTCAGATTGGGTGGAAAGCACTTGTCATTCCTCAGAAGAAAGAGAAATGCCTTCTTATAAAATCGGTGAACTTGTTTTAGAAGCCCTTTTAAAACTAGATCCGGTTGCTTATGTAAGGTTTGCTTCTGTATATCGGGCATTTTCAAGTCCTGAAGATTTTGTTTGTGAATTGAAAATGTTAACTGAAAAAGCTCAAAATAAGAATAATTTTAAAATTGATCTTGAAAAAGATAATTGA
- a CDS encoding OmpA family protein has translation MKVSKIFLATAAFSLAVVTVGCNSTKKTEAEKPKPVEVAAEPAAQVKTENPESNFKTIYFDFNKFDIRGDQKEAAMQIAEALKSSPNIQIQIQGNTDDRGSTEYNMSLGARRAETLKNFLIANGVQNTIETISYGKERPIAQGQSEEAWAKNRRDDVVRMK, from the coding sequence ATGAAAGTATCCAAGATTTTTCTAGCTACAGCTGCATTTTCTTTAGCAGTTGTTACTGTAGGCTGTAACAGCACTAAAAAAACTGAAGCTGAAAAGCCAAAGCCAGTAGAAGTTGCAGCTGAACCTGCTGCACAAGTTAAAACAGAAAATCCAGAATCCAACTTTAAAACAATTTACTTTGATTTTAATAAGTTTGATATTCGTGGAGATCAAAAAGAAGCAGCTATGCAAATAGCTGAAGCTTTAAAATCATCACCAAATATCCAAATTCAAATTCAAGGTAACACGGATGATCGTGGATCTACTGAATATAATATGTCATTAGGTGCAAGACGTGCTGAAACGCTCAAAAACTTCTTAATTGCTAATGGTGTTCAAAATACTATTGAAACAATTAGTTATGGTAAAGAACGTCCAATTGCACAAGGTCAATCAGAAGAAGCTTGGGCAAAAAATCGTCGTGATGATGTAGTAAGAATGAAATAA
- the rpiB gene encoding ribose 5-phosphate isomerase B, with the protein MKIAIAADHAGRELKSYVIDFLTLTNHQVLDYGVAADSSASVDYPDYADIVASEVSSGRCDRGILICGTGIGMCITANKFPSVRAAVVNDEFTARMSRAHNDSNIMCLGSRIVNYQRAIDFVKIWLATECEEGRHRSRISKVSAIEKRLSQ; encoded by the coding sequence ATGAAAATAGCTATTGCAGCAGATCATGCTGGTAGAGAACTTAAAAGTTATGTAATTGATTTCTTGACTCTCACTAATCATCAAGTGCTTGATTATGGAGTTGCCGCAGATTCTTCTGCTTCTGTTGATTATCCAGATTATGCAGATATTGTGGCCTCTGAAGTTTCAAGCGGTCGATGCGATCGTGGAATTTTAATTTGTGGAACTGGCATAGGAATGTGCATTACAGCAAATAAGTTTCCTAGCGTAAGAGCTGCTGTAGTTAATGATGAATTTACCGCACGCATGAGTAGAGCACACAATGACTCTAATATTATGTGTTTAGGTTCAAGAATTGTGAATTATCAAAGAGCAATTGACTTTGTGAAAATTTGGCTTGCAACTGAATGTGAAGAAGGTCGCCATAGAAGTCGTATTAGTAAAGTAAGTGCAATAGAAAAGAGGCTATCTCAATGA
- a CDS encoding riboflavin synthase has product MFTGIVRDLGKVEFLLKCENSLKLTISSNLDISFYALGASVSCNGCCLTVIESYAKNKISYFTVDVGYQSLALTNLGKLKLGSILNIEPALRLGDSLGGHHVTGHVDALCNISYFEKLDDEFWKLKINIPQEFSQWIILKGSIAVAGISLTIAKIDTFQNGDSVIEIMIIPHTFSNTILHEFRADMEIEIEFDQTVKTIASVVKNMLPGYIQARK; this is encoded by the coding sequence ATGTTTACTGGAATTGTCCGGGATTTGGGTAAAGTTGAATTTCTTTTGAAATGCGAAAACTCTTTAAAGCTCACTATTTCATCTAATTTAGATATCTCATTTTATGCATTAGGTGCTAGTGTTTCATGTAATGGATGTTGTTTAACAGTAATTGAGTCTTATGCAAAAAATAAAATTAGTTACTTTACTGTAGATGTGGGATATCAAAGTCTTGCTCTTACTAATTTAGGAAAATTAAAACTTGGCTCAATTTTAAATATAGAACCAGCTTTGAGACTTGGTGATTCCTTAGGTGGACATCATGTAACAGGGCATGTCGATGCACTTTGTAATATCTCATATTTTGAAAAATTGGATGATGAATTTTGGAAACTTAAAATAAATATTCCGCAAGAGTTTTCTCAATGGATAATATTGAAAGGAAGTATTGCTGTAGCAGGAATTAGTCTTACTATTGCAAAAATTGATACCTTTCAAAATGGTGATTCTGTCATAGAAATTATGATAATCCCACATACTTTTAGTAACACTATTTTGCACGAATTTAGGGCAGATATGGAGATAGAAATTGAATTTGATCAAACGGTTAAGACTATTGCTTCTGTTGTGAAAAATATGTTACCAGGTTATATTCAAGCACGTAAATAG
- a CDS encoding HAD family hydrolase, translated as MKKKQELPKVQEKSSEIKRIRNKITISGDWWNDKTHVLLDMDGTLINQPGALFHNLFALGVLFRMRSFGSISKLLKAAQKTKEILLSSHSFASNEEAFFETLATELNTSRLKIERFVSKFFDSDYPFICLFLHSDPFARKLVDLLHTSNRHITLATNAVFGRREIELRLKASDLYLHDFDLVTSWDVMKTTKPHTKFFNDTLKKIGALPERTVMIGNDPYYDLPAHTLGIQTLLVGNKLTLKDIVESLEENIKQNKK; from the coding sequence ATGAAAAAAAAACAAGAACTTCCTAAAGTTCAAGAAAAATCTTCAGAAATTAAGAGGATCAGAAATAAAATTACAATTTCGGGTGATTGGTGGAATGATAAAACTCATGTTCTGTTAGATATGGATGGCACATTAATTAATCAACCAGGAGCATTATTTCATAATTTATTTGCTCTTGGAGTGCTTTTCAGAATGCGGAGTTTTGGATCCATTTCAAAGTTACTTAAAGCAGCCCAGAAGACCAAAGAAATTCTTTTGTCCTCTCATTCTTTTGCTTCAAATGAAGAAGCTTTTTTTGAAACTCTAGCAACTGAATTAAATACAAGTAGGCTAAAAATTGAACGTTTTGTCAGCAAGTTTTTTGATTCAGATTATCCGTTTATTTGTTTGTTCTTACATTCAGATCCATTCGCAAGAAAATTAGTTGATTTATTACATACATCAAATCGACATATTACTTTAGCTACGAATGCTGTTTTCGGGAGAAGAGAAATTGAGTTACGTTTAAAGGCAAGTGACTTATATTTACATGATTTCGATCTTGTGACTTCTTGGGATGTTATGAAAACAACTAAACCGCACACTAAGTTTTTTAATGACACTTTAAAAAAAATAGGAGCCTTACCAGAAAGAACAGTTATGATTGGAAATGATCCTTACTATGATCTTCCTGCGCATACTCTAGGAATTCAAACTTTATTAGTTGGAAATAAATTAACATTAAAAGATATTGTTGAATCTTTAGAAGAAAATATCAAACAAAATAAAAAATAA
- the pth gene encoding aminoacyl-tRNA hydrolase, with amino-acid sequence MFILVGLGNPGYQYEQTRHNIGFLLLDQIAAEAGVFVSQQKFASLTARTSWQGHDVFLMKPQEYMNLSGNSVQQALAFFKVPPQNLIVIFDDLDQSHGAVKTRFGGGHGGHNGIRSILERTGTDQFHRVKVGIGKPEHKSAVSNWVLSKFTADEFALLEKESFPTAKNRIADIMRQVTKKSSK; translated from the coding sequence GTGTTTATTCTAGTTGGCCTGGGCAATCCTGGCTATCAATATGAGCAAACAAGACATAACATCGGCTTTCTGCTGCTAGACCAAATAGCTGCTGAAGCCGGTGTTTTTGTTTCTCAACAAAAATTTGCTTCACTGACAGCACGTACAAGCTGGCAAGGGCATGATGTTTTCCTCATGAAACCCCAAGAATATATGAATCTTTCGGGCAATAGTGTCCAACAAGCGCTTGCCTTTTTTAAAGTTCCTCCACAAAATCTGATAGTTATTTTTGATGATTTGGATCAATCACATGGTGCGGTAAAAACTCGTTTTGGAGGCGGACATGGTGGACATAATGGCATTAGAAGCATTTTAGAACGTACTGGTACAGATCAATTCCATAGAGTTAAAGTCGGAATAGGAAAACCTGAGCACAAAAGCGCTGTATCAAACTGGGTTTTAAGTAAATTTACTGCAGACGAATTTGCTCTCTTAGAAAAAGAAAGTTTTCCAACAGCAAAAAATAGAATTGCAGATATAATGCGACAAGTAACAAAAAAGTCTAGTAAGTAA
- the glyA gene encoding serine hydroxymethyltransferase, protein MNQFLSLERAELLNTDPEIAKLFGKESQRLNEGLELIASENVASPAVLAALSSVLSNKYAEGYPGKRYYGGCEFNDEVEQIAIDRIKKIYGAEHANVQPHSGAQANQAVFLAVLKPGDTFLGMNLSHGGHLTHGSPVNISGMYYKAEAYGVDENGFINYEDVAKKAHECKPKLIIAGASAYPRSIDFAKFKKIADEVGALLMVDMAHIAGLVAGGQHQSPVPFADFVTTTTHKTLRGPRGGVILCKEAFAKAIDKAIFPGLQGGPLMHVIGAKAVAFGEALNPAFKLYAEQIVVNARVLADTLLENGVELVSGGTDNHLILINLKNSPLSGKDAEERLAKIDLTVNKNSVPNDPRKPMVTSGIRIGTPAVTTRGLVADDMKILGTAIAYALKNDDSLLDKAKELVAGLCKKYPLYSDSLQHKGYVSPHLG, encoded by the coding sequence ATGAATCAATTTCTCTCTTTAGAACGAGCAGAATTATTAAACACTGATCCTGAAATTGCGAAACTTTTTGGAAAAGAAAGTCAACGGCTGAATGAAGGTTTAGAATTAATAGCATCAGAAAATGTGGCAAGTCCTGCAGTTTTAGCTGCGTTGAGCAGCGTTTTATCTAATAAGTATGCAGAAGGATATCCTGGTAAAAGATACTACGGTGGTTGTGAATTTAATGATGAAGTTGAGCAAATTGCTATCGATAGAATCAAAAAAATCTATGGAGCTGAACACGCAAATGTTCAACCACATAGTGGAGCACAGGCAAATCAAGCAGTTTTTTTAGCAGTTTTAAAGCCAGGTGATACATTTTTAGGAATGAATTTATCACACGGCGGGCATTTAACTCACGGTTCTCCTGTAAATATTTCTGGTATGTACTATAAAGCGGAAGCTTATGGTGTAGATGAAAATGGTTTTATTAATTATGAAGATGTTGCAAAAAAAGCGCATGAATGTAAACCAAAATTAATTATTGCTGGCGCTAGCGCTTATCCTAGATCCATTGATTTTGCAAAATTTAAAAAAATTGCAGATGAAGTTGGTGCTTTGTTAATGGTTGACATGGCTCATATAGCGGGTTTAGTTGCTGGCGGACAACATCAAAGTCCAGTGCCATTTGCTGATTTTGTCACAACAACTACGCATAAAACTCTGCGTGGACCGAGGGGCGGTGTTATTCTTTGCAAAGAAGCTTTTGCAAAAGCTATCGACAAGGCAATATTTCCTGGCTTGCAAGGTGGTCCTTTAATGCATGTTATTGGAGCTAAAGCTGTCGCTTTTGGTGAAGCTTTAAATCCAGCTTTTAAACTTTATGCTGAACAAATTGTTGTAAATGCCCGTGTACTTGCTGATACACTGTTAGAAAATGGTGTTGAACTTGTTTCTGGTGGGACAGACAACCATTTAATTTTGATAAATCTAAAAAATTCTCCACTCAGTGGAAAAGATGCTGAAGAGAGACTTGCAAAAATTGATTTAACAGTAAATAAAAATAGTGTGCCAAATGATCCTCGCAAACCTATGGTTACTAGCGGTATTCGAATAGGGACACCTGCTGTGACAACACGAGGATTAGTAGCTGATGATATGAAGATACTAGGCACAGCTATTGCCTATGCATTAAAAAATGATGATTCATTGTTAGATAAGGCAAAAGAGTTGGTAGCTGGACTTTGTAAAAAATATCCTCTTTACAGTGATTCTCTTCAACATAAAGGTTATGTTTCTCCTCATTTAGGATAA
- a CDS encoding 50S ribosomal protein L25: MTAETIVIQATKRGDASRGTVRKQRHSGLVPGILYKKGVSTKIEIATSNLPKGHTRSTVLKLVLDGVEKTVLMREVQVNPLNDKPLHFDFQEVEANDKVRIHVPLNFVGLTREQEKEGAFSIRTRYLEVKAPLAKLPKVIDVDVSSLKVEQSIHLHDLSLDKEVVVRTGKGQNLALASLVKI; the protein is encoded by the coding sequence ATGACTGCCGAAACTATCGTGATCCAAGCTACAAAGCGTGGAGATGCATCAAGAGGAACCGTTCGCAAGCAACGCCATAGCGGGCTTGTACCTGGAATCCTTTACAAAAAAGGCGTTTCAACCAAAATTGAAATCGCTACTTCCAATCTTCCAAAAGGACACACTCGTTCTACTGTTCTAAAACTCGTTTTAGACGGTGTTGAAAAGACTGTTCTTATGCGTGAAGTTCAAGTTAACCCTTTGAATGACAAGCCTCTTCACTTTGATTTTCAAGAAGTTGAAGCAAATGACAAGGTTCGCATTCACGTTCCATTAAACTTTGTTGGTTTAACTCGTGAACAAGAAAAAGAAGGTGCTTTTAGCATTCGTACTCGTTACTTAGAAGTTAAAGCTCCTTTAGCTAAACTACCAAAAGTAATTGATGTTGACGTTAGTAGCTTAAAAGTAGAGCAATCCATTCATTTACACGATCTCTCTCTTGATAAAGAAGTGGTTGTAAGAACTGGAAAAGGTCAAAATTTAGCTCTTGCTTCCCTAGTTAAGATCTAA
- the pilM gene encoding pilus assembly protein PilM, translating into MQKILGLDIGTYSIKAVIIWNDYKIINDYKNYLVHQVIEKKIEYKEGLSEKEAQTQAIDALIKEYNIEFDLVFAAIDAKNVSIRKVDFQNIRKRDIVGFLENELESSSPFAIEETILDYQIIDYTKNRSSVLAVLVKKEVIRDILEIIEKEHLRVKVLDIDNLTYLNMLSFLDKDPELPEHIEDNQNQQQTNVTASLIINIGHSKTTLTFLADKKVLYTRIISIAGDYFNQVLKQKLNIEYTEAEILKHYVSSMETVESEDANSKRNLVSIILADAISELGIEILRTIQSFQVKENIQIQTVFISGGSSKIKGIKDYLHVILKVPVSNIRIKKENFMFEDDEHSDYGGVESLATFSQALAISMRGLPVIGIASKVNLRKGEFAQISNYDKLIRQIFLYTSAAAIVLFCLFISYFIRSVLYNQEITTLKNQFRKDVISMANGEPYSLRAISSKKDWDFKIYGNEAINFLKQNMKDKEKIVENYSSASPSLALNVMSQVSRAIPKELYFEVSEFRIQDDQLYIEAETNSPESLNKIIDKLSKMKELSQVTKKSQSNKLGSDKKIIHFAVSAAVNVGEG; encoded by the coding sequence ATGCAAAAGATTCTTGGTCTAGATATCGGGACTTACTCGATTAAGGCTGTAATTATATGGAATGACTATAAAATAATTAATGATTACAAAAATTATCTCGTGCATCAAGTTATTGAAAAAAAAATCGAATATAAAGAAGGGCTTAGTGAAAAAGAAGCCCAAACTCAAGCCATTGACGCACTTATAAAAGAATACAATATTGAATTTGATCTTGTTTTTGCTGCTATAGATGCCAAAAATGTTTCTATCCGCAAAGTAGATTTTCAAAATATTCGCAAGAGAGATATCGTCGGATTTTTGGAAAATGAACTAGAAAGTAGCAGTCCTTTTGCGATTGAAGAAACAATATTAGACTATCAAATTATAGATTATACTAAAAATAGATCTTCAGTTTTGGCTGTCCTAGTAAAAAAAGAAGTTATCCGGGACATTTTAGAAATTATTGAAAAAGAACATCTGCGAGTTAAAGTATTAGATATTGATAACTTAACATATTTAAATATGCTAAGTTTTTTAGATAAGGATCCAGAGCTACCTGAACACATAGAAGATAATCAAAATCAGCAACAAACTAACGTAACTGCAAGTTTAATTATAAATATTGGACACAGTAAAACAACATTAACTTTTTTAGCGGATAAAAAAGTTCTTTATACTCGAATAATTAGTATTGCTGGTGATTACTTTAATCAAGTACTAAAACAAAAATTAAATATTGAATATACTGAAGCAGAAATTCTTAAGCACTATGTCAGTTCAATGGAAACTGTTGAAAGTGAAGATGCTAATAGCAAAAGGAATTTAGTATCTATTATACTTGCAGATGCAATTTCAGAATTGGGGATTGAAATTCTACGTACAATCCAGTCATTTCAAGTAAAAGAAAATATTCAAATTCAAACTGTATTTATATCAGGTGGATCTAGTAAAATTAAGGGTATTAAAGATTATCTTCATGTCATTTTAAAGGTACCGGTTTCTAATATTAGAATTAAAAAAGAAAACTTTATGTTTGAAGATGACGAGCATTCTGATTATGGCGGAGTCGAAAGTTTAGCTACTTTTTCTCAAGCATTAGCAATATCAATGCGAGGATTACCTGTAATAGGAATTGCTTCAAAAGTTAATTTAAGAAAAGGTGAATTTGCTCAAATAAGTAATTATGACAAATTAATAAGGCAAATATTTTTGTATACGAGTGCTGCGGCAATTGTACTTTTCTGTTTATTTATTAGCTACTTTATACGTTCGGTTTTGTATAATCAGGAAATTACTACATTAAAAAATCAATTTAGAAAAGATGTTATTTCTATGGCAAACGGTGAACCGTATTCACTAAGAGCTATTTCAAGTAAGAAAGACTGGGACTTTAAAATTTATGGAAATGAAGCCATTAATTTTCTAAAGCAAAACATGAAAGATAAAGAAAAAATAGTAGAAAATTATTCTTCAGCAAGTCCTTCTTTAGCATTAAATGTAATGAGTCAAGTATCCAGAGCAATACCAAAGGAACTTTATTTTGAAGTTTCTGAATTTAGAATTCAAGATGATCAATTATATATTGAAGCTGAAACGAATAGTCCTGAAAGTTTAAATAAAATTATTGATAAGCTTTCAAAAATGAAAGAACTCTCTCAGGTAACAAAAAAATCCCAGTCAAATAAGCTTGGATCTGATAAAAAAATAATTCACTTTGCAGTTTCTGCTGCTGTGAATGTTGGAGAAGGGTAA